A window of the Sporichthyaceae bacterium genome harbors these coding sequences:
- a CDS encoding acyl-CoA dehydrogenase family protein, whose product MTEKEARKVAEAARETEWQLPSFGKELFLGRFRLDLLYPQPEPDPEMVKKGDAFLAKLRAFLEERVDPLQIERDAKIPDDVIEGLKQLGTLGLKIPEEYGGVGLNQVYYNRALALAGTWHSSLSTLLSAHQSIGIPEPLRLAGTEEQKRKYLPLVASTHISAFLLTEVDVGSDPARVATSAVPTADGSGYVLNGRKLWTTNGVIADLIVVMAKVPKSDGHRGGITAFIVDARAPGITVEHRNAFMGQRGLENGVTSFKDVFVPADDVIAGEGLGLKVALATLNTGRLSLPAVCAGVTKYSLKIVREWSNERVQWGRPIGQHDAVAQKIAFIAGTAFALEAVLEVASKLADEKRNDIRIEAALAKLYSSEMAWLAADEMIQVRGGRGYETAESLRARGERPVPAEQILRDLRINRIFEGSSEIMRLLIAREAVDQHLQVAGGIIDPEIELKDKAKPALAAGKFYGRWLPTLAVGGGQKPGNYGEFGSLAGHLRFAERSCRKLARSTFYGMARWQGGLEQKQHFLGRIVDIGAELFAITASCVHAKTLATEDPARQDSAFELADLFCGQARRRVDQLFNELWANDDTDNYAAAQRVLAGRYEWFEEGILDPSGGGPMIPT is encoded by the coding sequence GTGACGGAAAAGGAAGCCCGCAAGGTGGCCGAGGCCGCCCGGGAGACCGAGTGGCAGCTGCCGTCGTTCGGCAAGGAGCTTTTCCTCGGTCGGTTCCGGCTCGACCTGCTGTACCCGCAGCCGGAGCCGGACCCGGAGATGGTGAAGAAGGGCGACGCCTTTTTGGCGAAGCTGCGCGCCTTCCTGGAGGAGCGGGTCGACCCGCTGCAGATCGAGCGGGACGCCAAGATCCCCGACGACGTGATCGAGGGCCTCAAGCAGCTCGGCACCCTCGGCCTGAAGATCCCCGAGGAGTACGGCGGCGTCGGGCTCAACCAGGTCTACTACAACCGGGCGCTCGCCCTGGCCGGCACCTGGCACTCCTCGCTGAGCACGTTGCTGTCCGCCCACCAGTCGATCGGCATCCCCGAACCGTTGCGGCTGGCGGGCACCGAGGAACAGAAGCGCAAGTACCTCCCGCTGGTGGCCAGCACGCACATCAGCGCCTTCCTGCTCACCGAGGTCGACGTCGGCTCGGACCCGGCCCGGGTGGCGACCTCCGCGGTGCCGACCGCGGACGGCTCCGGCTATGTCCTGAACGGGCGCAAGCTCTGGACGACCAACGGGGTGATCGCCGATCTCATCGTGGTGATGGCGAAGGTGCCGAAGTCCGACGGGCACCGCGGTGGCATCACCGCCTTCATCGTCGACGCCCGGGCCCCCGGCATCACCGTCGAGCACCGCAACGCCTTCATGGGCCAGCGCGGCCTGGAGAACGGTGTGACGTCCTTCAAGGACGTCTTCGTGCCGGCCGACGACGTGATCGCCGGCGAGGGACTCGGTCTGAAGGTGGCGCTGGCCACGCTCAACACCGGGCGGCTCTCGCTGCCCGCCGTCTGCGCCGGCGTGACCAAGTACTCCCTCAAGATCGTCCGGGAGTGGTCCAACGAGCGCGTGCAGTGGGGCCGCCCGATCGGTCAGCACGATGCCGTCGCCCAGAAGATCGCCTTCATCGCGGGCACCGCGTTCGCCCTCGAGGCGGTGCTCGAGGTCGCGAGCAAGCTGGCCGACGAGAAGCGCAACGACATCCGCATCGAGGCCGCCCTGGCCAAGCTGTACTCCTCCGAGATGGCCTGGCTGGCCGCCGACGAGATGATCCAGGTCCGGGGTGGCCGCGGCTACGAGACGGCGGAATCGCTACGCGCCCGGGGCGAACGGCCGGTGCCGGCCGAACAAATCCTGCGCGACCTGCGCATCAACCGGATCTTCGAGGGCTCCTCGGAGATCATGCGCCTGCTCATCGCCCGAGAAGCGGTCGATCAGCACCTGCAGGTGGCCGGGGGGATCATCGATCCGGAGATCGAGCTGAAGGACAAGGCGAAGCCGGCGCTCGCGGCCGGCAAGTTCTACGGCCGGTGGCTACCCACCCTGGCCGTGGGCGGCGGGCAGAAGCCGGGCAACTACGGCGAGTTCGGCTCGCTGGCCGGCCATCTGCGCTTCGCCGAGCGGTCGTGCCGCAAGCTGGCCCGGTCGACGTTCTACGGGATGGCCCGGTGGCAAGGCGGGCTGGAGCAGAAGCAGCACTTCCTCGGCCGCATCGTCGACATCGGCGCCGAGCTGTTCGCCATCACCGCGTCGTGCGTGCACGCCAAGACGCTGGCCACGGAGGATCCGGCCCGCCAGGACTCGGCCTTCGAACTGGCCGACCTGTTCTGCGGACAGGCCCGGCGGCGCGTCGACCAGCTGTTCAACGAACTGTGGGCCAACGACGACACGGACAACTACGCCGCCGCGCAGCGGGTGCTGGCGGGTCGCTACGAGTGGTTCGAGGAGGGAATCCTCGACCCGTCCGGCGGCGGCCCGATGATCCCGACGTAG